One Rutidosis leptorrhynchoides isolate AG116_Rl617_1_P2 unplaced genomic scaffold, CSIRO_AGI_Rlap_v1 contig392, whole genome shotgun sequence genomic window carries:
- the LOC139883407 gene encoding tryptophan aminotransferase-related protein 2-like, translating into MGKLCSLRNLFVLSLALNASFLMRVMYKEGLGHSINDIFMNKREGCLLVSSSSSSPCATATATDTETDEDKIVNLDHGDPTMYENYWKQNGDKTTIVIPGWQSLSYFSDAKSLCWFLEPEFAKQVVRLHQVVGNAVTEDRYVIVGTGSTQLYQAALYALSDHQSDEPTSIVSAAPYYSSYPAITDCVKSGLHKWEGDAHKFKKPGPFIELVTSPNNPDGFIRQSVVNRTGGVLIHDLAYYWPQYTPITNKPADHDLMLFTVSKCTGHAGMRIGWALVKDRVVAQKMVKYIELTSIGVSKDSQLRAAKVLEAVSDSSGKEVCERDSFFKFAFHSLEQRWKQLREAVKKSGSFSLPEFSSGHCSFLKRDFELQPAFAWLKCEGEIEDCEGFLRSKKMITRSGKHFGVSPKYVRISMLDRDAMYNLFLSRLSAIRL; encoded by the exons ATGGGGAAGCTTTGTTCTTTAAGGAACCTCTTTGTTCTGTCTCTGGCTCTTAATGCGAGTTTTCTGATGAGGGTTATGTACAAAGAAGGCTTAGGTCACTCCATTAATGACATATTTATGAACAAACGAGAAGGATGTcttctggtttcttcttcttcttcttcaccatgTGCTACTGCTACTGCCACTGACACAGAAACCGACGAGGATAAAATTGTCAATCTTGATCA TGGCGACCCGACAATGTATGAGAATTACTGGAAACAGAATGGTGATAAGACGACAATAGTGATTCCAGGATGGCAATCTCTGAGCTATTTCTCGGATGCCAAGAGCCTTTGCTGGTTTTTGGAGCCTGAGTTTGCTAAACAAGTTGTTAGGCTGCACCAAGTTGTCGGCAATGCTGTGACGGAGGATCGTTACGTGATCGTCGGAACTGGTTCGACGCAGCTCTATCAGGCTGCACTCTATGCTCTCTCAGATCATCAATCTGATGAACCCACTAGTATCGTCTCGGCTGCCCCATACTACTCT TCTTACCCAGCCATCACCGACTGTGTGAAGTCAGGACTCCATAAATGGGAGGGTGATGCCCACAAGTTCAAGAAGCCTGGTCCATTCATTGAGTTGGTGACAAGTCCCAACAATCCGGATGGATTCATCAGGCAATCTGTGGTCAACCGCACAGGTGGTGTACTGATACACGATCTCGCTTACTACTGGCCTCAATACACTCCAATAACCAACAAACCAGCAGATCACGATCTGATGCTCTTCACCGTCTCCAAATGCACGGGACACGCTGGTATGAGAATCGGGTGGGCCCTCGTGAAAGACCGAGTAGTAGCTCAGAAGATGGTCAAGTACATTGAGCTCACCTCCATTGGCGTTTCCAAGGACTCACAACTCAGAGCTGCTAAGGTACTGGAAGCTGTCTCTGATAGCAGCGGTAAAGAGGTTTGTGAGAGAGATTCCTTCTTTAAGTTTGCCTTCCACAGTTTGGAACAAAGGTGGAAGCAACTTAGAGAGGCGGTGAAGAAGAGTGGTTCGTTTAGCTTGCCCGAGTTTTCCTCTGGACATTGTAGTTTCTTGAAACGAGACTTTGAGCTCCAACCTG CATTTGCATGGCTGAAGTGTGAAGGAGAGATAGAAGACTGTGAAGGGTTCCTCCGGAGCAAGAAGATGATAACGAGAAGTGGGAAGCATTTTGGGGTGAGCCCAAAGTATGTGAGGATTAGCATGCTTGATCGCGACGCCATGTACAACCTATTCTTGTCAAGGCTATCAGCCATTAGGTTATGA
- the LOC139883401 gene encoding AP-1 complex subunit mu-2-like — translation MSGAASALFLLDIKGRVLIWRDYRGDVSAVRTERFFTKLIEKEGDPQSRDPIVFDNGVTYLFIQHNNLYLVVASTQNCNAASLLLFLHRIVHVFKHYFKEFQEESLRDNFVVVYELLDEIMDYGFPQFTEAAILSEFIKTDAYRMEVTQRPPMAVTNAVSWRSEGIRYKKNEVFLDVVERINLLVNNNGQIIRLDVTGALKMRTYLSGMPECKLGLNDRVLLEAQGRTTKGKAIDMDDIKFHQCVRLARFENDRTISFIPPDGTFDLMTYRLTTQVKPLIWVEAQIEKHNRSRIEIMLKARSQFKERSTATNVEIVLPVPSDATNPNIRTSMGSAFYAPENDAVVWNIRSFPGNREYMLRADFKLPSVSAEEATPERKAPVRVKFEIPYFTVSGIQVRYLKIIEKSAYQTLPWVRYITMAGEYELRLV, via the exons ATGTCTGGCGCTGCTTCAGCGCTCTTCCTCTTGGACATCAAAGGTCGTGTCTTGATTTGGCGCGATTATCGTGGCGATGTCTCTGCTGTTCGAACCGAGCGATTCTTCACCAAGCTCATCGAAAAAGAG GGTGATCCTCAGTCGCGAGATCCTATAGTCTTCGACAATGGTGTCACTTACCTCTTTATCCAACACAACAATCTTTATTTGGTTGTTGCCTCTACACAGAACTGTAATGCTGCCAGCCTTCTACTGTTTTTGCACCGTATAGTCCAT GTGTTTAAGCATTATTTCAAAGAGTTTCAAGAGGAATCATTGAGAGATAACTTTGTCGTCGTG TATGAATTGCTCGATGAAATAATGGACTATGGTTTCCCACAATTCACAGAAGCCGCAATCCTTAGCGAGTTTATCAAGACTGATGCTTACAGGATGGAAGTTACGCAACGTCCTCCAATGGCTGTCACAAATGCTGTATCATGGCGCAGTGAAGGGATAAGATACAAGAAAAATGAA GTATTTCTGGACGTGGTGGAAAGAATCAACTTACTTGTCAACAATAATGGACAAATTATCCGTTTGGATGTTACTGGGGCACTCAAGATGAGAACATACTTGAG TGGTATGCCCGAGTGTAAGCTTGGCCTCAATGATAGAGTACTGTTGGAGGCTCAAGGTCGAACAACAAAAGGCAAGGCGATTGACATGGATGACATCAAGTTTCATCA GTGTGTGCGTTTGGCTCGATTTGAAAATGATCGAACTATATCCTTCATACCACCTGATGGGACTTTTGATTTGATGACGTACAGACTTACAACTCAG GTTAAACCTCTTATTTGGGTGGAAGCACAAATTGAAAAGCATAATAGAAGTCGCATTGAAATCATGTTGAAAGCTCGGAGCCAGTTCAAAGAACGCAG CACTGCAACAAATGTAGAAATAGTGTTGCCTGTGCCGTCGGATGCTACAAATCCTAACATTCGGACATCAATGGGATCTGCTTTTTATGCTCCTGAGAATGATGCTGTAGTCTGGAATATCAGGTCATTTCCTGGCAATAGG GAGTACATGTTGAGAGCAGATTTCAAGCTACCTAGTGTTAGTGCTGAAGAAGCAACTCCTGAGAGGAAGGCTCCTGTCCGAGTAAAGTTCGAGATACCATATTTTACCGTCTCAGGAATTCAG GTTCGATACCTGAAGATCATCGAAAAAAGTGCATATCAGACTCTTCCTTGGGTGAGATACATAACAATGGCTGGTGAATATGAACTCAGACTGGTGTAA